The genomic DNA CCTGCCGCACACTGGTCGATATATTTTGTGACACCTTCAGTGGAGGCGTGGGCACGATGAGCAGTTCCAAAAGCATCATTCACATACATATCGCCAAAGGACGCCAGCTTTTCGGCAAATCCTGCATCATTCTTTTCTTCTTCTTTGTAGTAGCGAAGGTTTTGAAGCAGAAGAATATCACCATCATTGAGTGCTTCGACCGCCTCTTTCACTTTTTCACCAATGCAGTCATCCACAAATGAGACGTTGCTTTCCAACCGCTTCGCAAGATCGTCGGCAACCGGCTTGAGACTGAATTCCGGTTTCCGCTCCCCTTTAGGGCGTCCGAGATGCGACATGAGAATTACTTTTGCGCCCTGCCCGGCAAGGTAGTTGATTGTCGGAAGCGATGCTACAATCCGTTTATCATTAGTGATATTCATGTTTTCATCAAGGGGCACGTTAAAATCTACACGTACCAGGACCCGCTTACCTTTTACCTGCAGATCTTCGATAAAAAGTTTCTCGCTCATAGTGATTCCCCGCTTGGAGTATAGGGTGGTACAAGATAATCCCGCACCCCGAGGATATGAGGTGCGGGAAACTATTTCAGCTTATTTTACAGTGTCCATGTGGGCAATGAGATCGAGGACTTTGCATGAATATCCCCATTCATTATCATACCAGGAAACAACTTTCACGAAGTTATCGTTAAGAGAGATTCCTGCGCCGGCGTCGAAAACGCTCGTATTGCTTTCACCGATGAAATCGGCTGAAACAACGTCATCTTCAGTGTATCCCAGAACACCTTTCATGGGACCATCGGCAGCGGCTTTCATCGCCTTTTTAATATCTTCGTAGGATGCGCCTTTATCCAGACGGCAGGTCAGGTCGACAACCGAAACATCAAGTGTCGGGATCCTGAATGCCATGCCGGTAAGCTTTCCGTTGAGATCGGGGATAACCTTGCCCACTGCTTTTGCAGCACCGGTGCTGGCAGGGATAATGTTTGCTGATGCAGCGCGGCCATCACGCCATTTTTTACCCGAAGGAGCATCAGCCACTTTCTGAGTCGCAGTCATGGCATGAACGGTCGTCATAAGACCTTCGGTAATACCAAAATTATCATGAAGAACCTTTGCTACAGGCGCCAGACAGTTAGTGGTGCATGAAGCATTTGATACAAAGTTCATATCGGCTTTGTAGGATTCATGGTTGACACCCATAACGAACATGGGAGTGTCATCCTTTGAAGGCGCCGACATGACAACTCGTTTTGCACCGCCGTCGATATGCCCCTGTGCCTTTTCTTTTGTCAGAAATACGCCAGTCGATTCAACAACATATTCGGCGCCACAGGATTTCCAACCGATATCGGCAGGATTTTTCTCGGTGAATACGGCGATCTTGCGACCATTTACCGTAATAGCTTTGTCGCCGACAGTTGCCTCACCTTTAAATCGACCGTGCACCGAATCATATTTGAGAAGATAAACCATATAGGAGGGATCAAGAAAAGGATCGTTGATTCCCACTATCTCGATATCATCCCGTTCGAATGCAGCTCTGAATACAAGCCGTCCAATTCTTCCAAAACCGTTAATTCCAACTTTTACTGCCATGAAATCCTCCAGTTCTATGAGTTAAATAGGTGCTGTCCAAACTTACACCTGTACCGGTAACCGATACCGGTACCTGATAATTGTATAAAATATCTATATTAAAAGCCAACACCGTTCCTTCAAAGGGCAATAAATATAGTATGGCTCCGGAGGAAAGGTCAAGGTGAAAAAGATGGTTATGGTCTGGATACCGGTATGATGTGAGGGTTAAAGCTTCCCCTTTTTTTCAAACTTATAACGTCCGGAAAATATTTTAACATATGGAGCAAAATATGAAACAATCCGAAAATGGCCTATTCAAATACAACAAGCAGGAAACAGGAAAGAAGCTTTTTATTATCGCCGGTCCCTGTGTTATCGAATCAGAAAAGCTTTGTCTGGAAATCGCATCGAAACTTGTAGAGTTATCGGAAAAAAACAAAATCGACATTGTTTTCAAGGCTTCCTACGATAAAGCCAATAGAACATCGGGAAATTCATTCAGGGGCCCGGGCATCAAAGAAGGACTCAAGATTCTTCACAAGGTCAAAGAAACAAGTGGCTTACCGGTTCTCACCGACATTCATACTCCCGGAGAGGCACCTGAAACTGCTGCAGTAGTCGACATCCTTCAAATTCCTGCATTTTTAAGCCGCCAAACAGATCTTTTAACGGCCGCCCGGCTTACCGGCAAATATGTCAATGTCAAAAAAGGACAATTCATTTCTCCGGAAGAAGCCGGATTTGCGCTCCGCAAAGCAGGTGAAAAAGCATGGATTACCGAACGGGGGACATTTTTCGGTTACAATCGACTGGTGGTTGATTTTGCCGGGATACCGATCATGAAATCGTTCAATTGTCCTGTTATCTTTGATGCAACGCACAGTGTGCAGAGACCGGGCGCCGGTGACGGTGTATCAAGCGGTAACCGGGATCTGGCGATTCCCCTGGCACGGGCTGCAATCGGAGCGGGGGTCGATGGTCTCTTTTTTGAAATCCATCCCAATCCGCCCGATGCCCGGTGCGATGCCGCCAATTCACTGTATCTCAGCGAATTTGAAAGGGAAGTCCCACGGTTGATCGAACTTTACACAAATATTGACAAGTGGAATGTATAGTTTCGCCCCTTTACCCACTATTCCAGCATTCCAATACCCCATCCCGATGACCAGGAGTTCTTATGCAACCCGAATATTTCATGAATCTGGCATACCAGGAAGCTTTGAAAGCTTTTGATGAAGGTGAAGTGCCGGTTGGCGCAGTTCTTGAAAAGGATAATAAAATTATCGGCCGGGGCTATAACCGGACCGAGAAACTTGGTGATGCGACCGCTCATGCGGAAATCATTGCAATCGGTGCGGCATCGAATTCACTCAGTACCTGGCGCCTTGAAGGATGTACTCTTTACGTAACGCTCGAACCCTGCCTTATGTGCCTCGGAGCAATACTCCAGGCTCGAATAAACGCCGTTGTCTACGGCGCCCTGGATCCCCGCCTCGGTGCCTGTGATTCGTTTTACTATCAACAGGAAATCGAACGTGCTTATCATCGCTACCCCCGTATCATATCAGGAGTTATGGCTGCCCAATGTGGGGACCTGCTTACAACTTTTTTTGAACAAATTCGCAAAAAAAGCTAAAGGTATCCTGCTTTCAGCCGATATATTTAATAGGACAAATTAGACCCGCAGGGAGGGGAAACGGCATTTCTCTCATTAATACTCCCTGCATTAACATCCTCGAACCATTATCACCGAAAGGAGGTTTAACCTACAGGTTTTTCCTTTTTAGCGAAATGGAATGATTAACAACGGATTGTTAATCGGAAAAACAAAAATGTACAGGGAGGTTTTTTCATGCGAATCAATCATAACATATCTTCAATGGTCACTCAGGGTGCCCTTTTCAAGGTAGGGCGGGATATGGGCAAATCCCTTGAGCGACTCTCAACAGGCCTTCGAATTAACCGTGCCAGTGATGATGCTGCGGGACTGGGAGTTTCCGAAAACCTTCGGACACAGGTTCGCGGTTCTGCTCAGGCACAAAGAAATGCCCAGGACGGTGTTGCTGCTCTTCAAATAGCTGAAGGTGCTGCAAATGAAATCTCTTCAATCCTTCAGCGTATGCGTGAGCTTTCGATTCAGGCTGCAAACGATACTTTGACCAGTGTCGAGCGCGGATACACGCAGCAGGAATTCGGCAATTTACAGGAGGAAATCAATCGGATCGCCGCTGTTACCAATTATAACGGCATGGAATTGATTTCATCAACCTCAAGCAGATTCGGCTATTCTACCGCTGCTGGTGAGGGTGCTGTTTTATGGATTGACGCCAATAACACCGTGGGTACCGACAGTATTACCATTGCAATCGGGACGCTTACCACCAATGCTCTCGGAAGTCTCGACAGTTCATCGATATCAGAACAATCATTGGCGGTTGAAGCCATTTCGGTTCTGGATGGAGCTATCGACAGTGTCAATACCACCCGTGCCGATATTGGTGCCTATGTCAACAGACTCGAACATGCGGTGAATAATCTGATTGTTTCAGAAACAAACCAGCAGGCTGCAGAATCGATGATTCGTGATGTCGACTTTGCGACCGAAACGACTGCGTTTACTAAAAATCAGATTCTGACACAGTCGGCAACGGCAATGCTGGCACAATCGAATATGATCCCATCATCAGTACTGGGACTTGTATCTGGATAGAAAGCATCCGGGATAATGGTGCGCATGAAGGCGGGACATTCGTTCCGCCTTTTTTTATTTTATATATTCATGGATATCATTAAGCGAATCACTTTCGTATATTTTTATTCAGCGAAAATTCATTTTTACCAGGATGTAAGTTGCCTATGACCAAGTGGAGCATTGATCTTGCCCGAAAACAAGTACACAATTTTGATAATCTCAACAGTGACGAACAGGAGTACCTGGTCGATTATCTTAACCAAACCTTTCCTCCCGATACTTACGAACTTCACAGGAATTGTCGAAAACAGGCGCTTGAAAATCTGAAAACAGCGCAAACCACGTTAGAGGGGGCTCAACAACATTTCCCCCATTGCATTGATTCCAGCGAATTGGAAATCAATTACGACAGTCTCTTGGAATGCGGTATTGTTCTGACAGCGGGAGGAGATGGTGAACGGCTTCGAAATTCACTCATTGCGCAGGGCGTTGCAGAAGAATCTCTTCGGGATTTCACCAAGGCAACGTGTCCGCTCCCGGATTTCTATCGCACCTGTGGTACACTCCAGACTACTCTGGCGGTTATTTCGGACCTCTGTGCGAGGATCAACCACCAGATACCGGTAATCATTACTACCGGTCCTGCCGGATCGGTTACTTCACGCGTTATTCCAAAAATAATCGGCGATAATAATAATTTCGGTTTAAAGCATATTCAAATCATATCTCAGGATGAACGCCTTCATCTGACACAAGATAATAAAATCGCCTGGGCAATGCAGGGGGACAAGCCCCTACCGATCACCCATCCTGATGAAACCGGTGGTCCGCTCATGAAACTGCGAGCTCGGTTACCGGGGAAAAAAGAGAGTGCACTCGACTGGCTTTCCGAAAGAAACTGTAAAAAAACCATAGTTCTTCAGGGCACGGCGCTCTATGATCCGAAACTTATCCTGCATATGGCTTCTGCCGGCATACACCATAATGCTGTTGGTGCGGGAATACTGCGCAAATCATTCTGTGAATCGGATCCTTTCGGTACCTTTGTTGTTGTCGAAAAAAACGACCGGTCAAGATTGATAATTATCGAGCAGGAAATACGGAATGCCGCGACATTTTCACTTAAAGATCCTTCCGGATCATGGTTCCTCCCCTTCAACACCGGACTGTATGTATTCAGTCTGGACCTGCTTGCACAGCATTCGCTTCCCGACTATGCTACACCGCCCAAACAGGTCCTTCCGGAGCTGGAGCGATCACCGAAAATCGGATATGCTGCAACAGACCTGCTGCCTTTTGCAGCAGACCCTGCAGTTCTGACAATCAGTTCCGATTCATTTGGTGTTTTAAAAACAGCCGACGATTTGCAGAAGCTTTCGGATCTGGGGAAAAAGTTTGAGTTGCACAAAATATGCGAAAAAGTGGAAAATCCTGCGTGAAATAATTAGATTAGAGATATGAAAATAGTATCAATACTCAATCATAAAGGCGGGGTAGGTAAAACCACACTCACCGGATGCACTTCTCAGGCTCTGGCACTTACCGGATTCAGAGTTCTCGCTATCGATAATGACAGTCAACATAATCTTTCGACAATGCTCGGTACGGGTGTTCAGACCCCGGGTATCCGCGACGTCTACATCAGTTCGGAACAGGATGCCCCAAAACAACTGCTTCGTGCAATAAGAAAAACCGAAATAGAAGACCTTCATATTATTACATCATCTCGCCATTTGCGTGACAGTGATGTAAGCGATGAGAGGCATCTTAAGCGGGTGATTGATCTATGTGGGCTCGAGCGATTTTACGATTATGTTCTTATCGACAATGCCCCCGGCCTTGACCGTCTCCAGGCTTCGGCAATCAATGCATCCAACGAAATATTTGTTCCAACCGAATTGAAACAGTTTGCAGTCAACGGTATTGCAGAAATGGAGCAGATCTTAAATGAGCGTTTTCCTGAGGGACCGAAAATCACAAAAATAATACCCAATTATTACCGCGACACCAAACGTCACCACAGTTTTATTGCAGCCCTCAATACACTTTTCCCCGGGAGGGTTACCCAAACAGCGATCCCCATCGACCGGGTTTTCGATGAAATCGTTATCGAGGGCAAAATCCTGTTTTTGCATCGGCTCTACTCAAAGGGAGCTGCGTACTATTTAAAACTTATCCACGAGCTTTTCGATTTAAGCGAAGAAAAGGCGTGGGACCAGATGATGCAGAAACGGAAAGAGCGCATAAGTGATGAAGCGCGGGAACGGTATTACCGGCAACGTAATATTGACGAAAGGCAATAGATATGAAAAATTCGAGAAAATCCAGAGGGGAACAGGTTTTTGCCGGCGAAGTCGATTCTGTTCTGGCCGATAAAATTGTCTCTCATGCAAAAAAAAGTGCCGGTAATGGAAGAGGAAATGCCGCCGGAGCAGCGGAAAAAGCGAAAAAAGAGCGTCATGGTAACCTTGGCATGCTTTTGCTTCTTGCGGGAGCGCTGGGCATTGTGTCGTTTTTCATCTATACTGTTGCCAAAAGAATTTGTAAGAAATAAATCAAAGAAAAACCGAAAGTGAGGATGGAATGGGAATTAAGGGTGTTATACTCGATCTTGATGGTGTCATTTGTACAACTGATGAATATCATTATCATGCATGGAAAAAAATGGCTGATGAAGAAGGCATTTATTTTGACAAAGAGATCAATGAACGCTGCCGTGGTGTAAGCCGGATGGCGAGTCTTGATGTGATTCTCGAACGCGCCGAACGCCCCTATAGCGAAGAGGAAAAAAAGGAACTGGCCGAACGAAAAAATAATTACTATAAAGAATCGCTGAAAGAGCTTACCCCCGATGCAATTTTTCCTGGTGTTAAGGATCAGATGGAAGAAATGCGCCGCCGTGGAATTAAGCTTGCAGTCGGTTCCGCCAGCAAAAACACACCAATGATTCTCCGGCAGATCGGCCTTGGTGACTATTTCGATGCTGTTGCCGACGGTAATGCTGTTACGAATAGCAAACCCGACCCCGAGGTTTTTCTTGTCGCGGCTCAGCGTCTGGGACTGGAACCTGAGGTCTGTCTTGTTGTTGAAGATGCCGTTGCCGGCGTTGAGGCTGCTTTGAACGGTAACATGAAAGTACTGGCGGTCGGTTCGGCTGCAAATGACAAACGGGCAACACTCAGCGCGAAAGATCTGGCATCCATCAGCGTTGACAAAATGCTTGACGCCGATCGTTGATCGGTAGCAGTGTTATAAAAATCTGGTTGCGAAGTCGGGGCATGAAAATGTCCCGACTCTTTTTTTATCGTTCGAAATGAATTTCGGTAAACTTCTCTACGCTGTAAGGTTTGCCGTAGCCGATTTTCCCTGTACCTTTACCTGCAACATATTCGGCATTCTTACCTAAAATATTCACAACCGACAGAGGCTGTTCGATTTCGGGTGAATAGGTCGCGTACACCTTAACACGAGGAGAAATGCTTTTAAATCGGGCAAAATCCTCTTCCTTTTTTCCCAAATCCTCATTTTGATTCATTATTTTGTAATACCATTTCCCGTCATTAATAGTATAGCTTCGCTCAATACGACCGCCTTTTACCCGGCAGACCTCTTCATTGAGTATCCCGAATAATTCTTCATCCTTTCCCCGCTGATAGTAGGGACGGGCAACGGTCAGTTCCAGGTTGGTGCTGTCGGGAAAATTGGTCACAACCAGGATGTCTATCCCCCTGCTTTTCTTTTTCTTTTTAACTTTCAGGGCAAGCGTATATTCAAGAACCTGTCTCTTCGGCTCCTTTTCTTTTATTTCCTCAACATCCTTTTCCTTTTTTTGTGTCCAGATTGTTTCTTTGATAGAGAACTCCTGAATCTGGAAATTTTGCAGACCCGAGTGACCAAATTCCAGAAAGCAGTACGCGGCTCCCTCGTTGTTCATTTCGGGAAGATATACAAAAAGTGTGAAATTATTCCAGAGCGTGTTTCCTTCGTGCCATATTTTCTTTGCAGTCTCTTTTATATCCTCCTCCAAAGGAAGTTTTTCGGTCTCAACCATTATTTTCATAATTATCTTGGAAGAAACAAAACTGCCAAGTACCTGGCGATCGATAATTTTGTATGGAAGGATATCCGAAAAAAGATTTGTAGCAGAAAACAGAACGATAAGGAATTGAACACTCCCTTTGATTCCCATAGATTCTACTCCTTAAACCGGAAAATTAATATTATATAGTATCTTCATTATGGTATGAATGCAAGGAATTTCGAAACCAGTGTGAAAACTACCTGGCGGCTCATTTATGAAAGGA from Chitinivibrionales bacterium includes the following:
- the gap gene encoding type I glyceraldehyde-3-phosphate dehydrogenase — its product is MAVKVGINGFGRIGRLVFRAAFERDDIEIVGINDPFLDPSYMVYLLKYDSVHGRFKGEATVGDKAITVNGRKIAVFTEKNPADIGWKSCGAEYVVESTGVFLTKEKAQGHIDGGAKRVVMSAPSKDDTPMFVMGVNHESYKADMNFVSNASCTTNCLAPVAKVLHDNFGITEGLMTTVHAMTATQKVADAPSGKKWRDGRAASANIIPASTGAAKAVGKVIPDLNGKLTGMAFRIPTLDVSVVDLTCRLDKGASYEDIKKAMKAAADGPMKGVLGYTEDDVVSADFIGESNTSVFDAGAGISLNDNFVKVVSWYDNEWGYSCKVLDLIAHMDTVK
- a CDS encoding AAA family ATPase, which encodes MKIVSILNHKGGVGKTTLTGCTSQALALTGFRVLAIDNDSQHNLSTMLGTGVQTPGIRDVYISSEQDAPKQLLRAIRKTEIEDLHIITSSRHLRDSDVSDERHLKRVIDLCGLERFYDYVLIDNAPGLDRLQASAINASNEIFVPTELKQFAVNGIAEMEQILNERFPEGPKITKIIPNYYRDTKRHHSFIAALNTLFPGRVTQTAIPIDRVFDEIVIEGKILFLHRLYSKGAAYYLKLIHELFDLSEEKAWDQMMQKRKERISDEARERYYRQRNIDERQ
- a CDS encoding tRNA-specific adenosine deaminase, yielding MQPEYFMNLAYQEALKAFDEGEVPVGAVLEKDNKIIGRGYNRTEKLGDATAHAEIIAIGAASNSLSTWRLEGCTLYVTLEPCLMCLGAILQARINAVVYGALDPRLGACDSFYYQQEIERAYHRYPRIISGVMAAQCGDLLTTFFEQIRKKS
- the pgmB gene encoding beta-phosphoglucomutase codes for the protein MGIKGVILDLDGVICTTDEYHYHAWKKMADEEGIYFDKEINERCRGVSRMASLDVILERAERPYSEEEKKELAERKNNYYKESLKELTPDAIFPGVKDQMEEMRRRGIKLAVGSASKNTPMILRQIGLGDYFDAVADGNAVTNSKPDPEVFLVAAQRLGLEPEVCLVVEDAVAGVEAALNGNMKVLAVGSAANDKRATLSAKDLASISVDKMLDADR
- a CDS encoding flagellin → MRINHNISSMVTQGALFKVGRDMGKSLERLSTGLRINRASDDAAGLGVSENLRTQVRGSAQAQRNAQDGVAALQIAEGAANEISSILQRMRELSIQAANDTLTSVERGYTQQEFGNLQEEINRIAAVTNYNGMELISSTSSRFGYSTAAGEGAVLWIDANNTVGTDSITIAIGTLTTNALGSLDSSSISEQSLAVEAISVLDGAIDSVNTTRADIGAYVNRLEHAVNNLIVSETNQQAAESMIRDVDFATETTAFTKNQILTQSATAMLAQSNMIPSSVLGLVSG
- the kdsA gene encoding 3-deoxy-8-phosphooctulonate synthase gives rise to the protein MKQSENGLFKYNKQETGKKLFIIAGPCVIESEKLCLEIASKLVELSEKNKIDIVFKASYDKANRTSGNSFRGPGIKEGLKILHKVKETSGLPVLTDIHTPGEAPETAAVVDILQIPAFLSRQTDLLTAARLTGKYVNVKKGQFISPEEAGFALRKAGEKAWITERGTFFGYNRLVVDFAGIPIMKSFNCPVIFDATHSVQRPGAGDGVSSGNRDLAIPLARAAIGAGVDGLFFEIHPNPPDARCDAANSLYLSEFEREVPRLIELYTNIDKWNV